A stretch of the Veillonella parvula DSM 2008 genome encodes the following:
- a CDS encoding type II secretion system F family protein: protein MEAYEYVVKNNQNETEKGLMWGDSEQEIAIRLKRDGYKIYRISLQDEKKKHKWNHTMVVDVTYQLGLLIESGVPLRRALQLLCQGKRGLLYTALYESIERGQTLSQALRSEGCPPIALALLESGEAAGTLGESLQYISRHYDWERQLKQKVISAISYPLFLLLMMNIFFLVTILFIIPSFENVFTTMHITLPLMTRALFVLGQGLKSHPLMVIAIHCVVIGSLAFAYKQHSIKCKVHRWLWLLAHRYQWSTCVYYTSMLKVWALLLDSGISIIHTMNITRPLWGNIYGAECSEQVEAKLLSGHSFEESLRSGQIGNSFIWQMISIGEESGELVKMLNHCGYYYESILSKYISRLERLLEPILLTVMGIGVAVLVVSVMYPLFTSIANLGGQ from the coding sequence ATGGAGGCTTATGAATATGTCGTAAAAAATAATCAAAATGAAACAGAAAAAGGTTTGATGTGGGGGGATTCAGAACAGGAAATTGCAATACGGTTAAAACGAGATGGCTATAAAATTTATAGGATATCGTTGCAGGATGAAAAAAAGAAACATAAATGGAATCATACTATGGTGGTAGATGTGACTTATCAATTAGGTCTACTCATTGAATCTGGTGTTCCATTACGGCGTGCCTTACAGTTACTCTGTCAGGGGAAACGAGGACTACTCTATACAGCTTTATATGAATCTATAGAGCGTGGTCAGACTTTATCACAAGCTTTACGAAGTGAAGGATGTCCTCCTATTGCTTTGGCTTTACTAGAAAGTGGTGAAGCAGCGGGCACCTTGGGTGAAAGTTTACAATATATATCCCGTCACTATGATTGGGAGAGGCAGCTGAAACAAAAGGTTATAAGTGCTATTTCTTACCCTTTATTTCTTCTTTTAATGATGAATATATTTTTTCTAGTCACCATTTTGTTTATTATTCCTTCATTTGAAAATGTATTTACCACTATGCATATTACATTACCTTTGATGACGCGAGCTCTTTTTGTATTAGGACAAGGGTTAAAATCGCATCCTCTAATGGTAATAGCTATACATTGTGTTGTAATAGGTTCATTAGCATTTGCTTATAAACAACATAGTATAAAGTGTAAAGTACATCGTTGGCTTTGGCTATTGGCTCACCGATACCAATGGAGTACTTGTGTGTACTATACGAGCATGTTAAAAGTTTGGGCTCTCTTACTAGATTCTGGTATCTCTATTATTCACACCATGAATATCACTCGCCCTTTGTGGGGGAATATATATGGTGCTGAATGTAGTGAACAGGTGGAAGCAAAGTTATTATCAGGACACTCATTTGAAGAAAGTTTGCGTAGTGGTCAAATAGGAAATTCTTTTATATGGCAAATGATCTCCATTGGAGAAGAGAGTGGCGAATTAGTAAAAATGTTAAACCACTGTGGATACTACTATGAATCTATACTTTCAAAATATATTTCTCGTTTAGAACGATTGTTGGAACCGATTCTACTAACCGTAATGGGAATTGGTGTAGCCGTATTAGTTGTATCTGTTATGTATCCCTTATTTACGTCCATTGCCAACTTAGGAGGTCAATAG
- a CDS encoding type IV pilus twitching motility protein PilT — MDLCCKSESLETIVEMAIQLSSTDIHLQCGQPIYLRHGDGLKATSFMCTTELIEDILRRCGIASYEWQSLDEACSCCGVRIRIHLYRANQTICGTLRLLCHQQLKLDDNSEGQLLQKLCEAHDGLLLVCGPTGSGKSFTLACCIDYINQTMERHIITLEDPIEFEFAPKKSLIHQRQLGADINTMSDGIRDALREDPDVIMVGELRDRETLEAALHAAETGHLVMATMHTQRAVMAVHRMISLFPGEQQEEVRNQISQVLRAVICQRLLRWNKKFITIRDILLNTHAVANLIRTRKEPQIISIQETQLPMKTLEMAVRDVKAQYGAQQQLHTLLDQQLS; from the coding sequence GTGGACTTATGTTGTAAGAGTGAAAGTTTAGAAACTATTGTAGAAATGGCAATACAATTATCATCAACAGATATTCATCTACAATGTGGGCAGCCTATTTATTTGCGACATGGTGATGGATTAAAGGCTACTTCGTTTATGTGTACTACAGAATTAATCGAGGATATTTTGCGCCGTTGTGGTATAGCCTCCTATGAGTGGCAGTCGCTTGATGAGGCTTGTTCCTGTTGTGGTGTGCGGATCCGTATTCATCTATATCGAGCTAATCAGACTATATGTGGTACATTGCGATTACTCTGTCATCAACAACTAAAGTTAGATGACAATAGTGAGGGGCAACTGTTACAAAAATTATGTGAAGCACATGATGGTCTATTGCTTGTTTGTGGACCTACAGGCAGTGGTAAAAGTTTTACCTTAGCTTGTTGTATTGATTACATTAATCAGACTATGGAGCGGCACATTATTACCTTAGAGGACCCCATAGAATTTGAGTTTGCACCTAAGAAGTCTTTAATACATCAACGACAATTAGGTGCTGATATCAATACTATGTCAGATGGTATTCGAGATGCCTTACGAGAGGATCCGGATGTCATTATGGTAGGCGAACTTCGAGATCGTGAAACTCTTGAAGCGGCACTTCATGCGGCAGAGACTGGTCACCTTGTAATGGCGACCATGCATACACAGCGTGCAGTGATGGCTGTTCATCGTATGATTTCACTGTTTCCTGGGGAGCAACAAGAAGAGGTACGCAATCAAATATCTCAAGTGTTACGTGCCGTTATATGTCAGCGTTTACTTCGATGGAATAAAAAGTTCATTACTATTCGTGATATTTTGCTAAATACCCATGCAGTAGCAAATTTGATACGGACCCGTAAGGAACCACAAATCATTTCTATCCAAGAAACACAACTACCAATGAAAACATTAGAAATGGCTGTGCGAGATGTAAAGGCACAATATGGAGCTCAACAACAATTACATACCTTGCTTGATCAACAATTATCGTAG
- a CDS encoding GspE/PulE family protein, which produces MYVDVTLDDIILYALEHHVSDIHFDPVKTGAHVRLRQDGLLQHYMTVSFEEAELIINRIKVCSSLDISEKRLPQDGRWAWSHKDKSVTMRVSTLPSLYGETLVCRLMGNEGSHKDLKALGMRKDIFEHIAQLLKRPYGLLLICGPTGSGKTATLYAMLRMLNLEETKLICLEDPVEAEIKGAIQIGINEKIGFTFAKGLRSVLRQDPDTIMIGEIRDKETAELAVKSALTGHRVLSTIHTNTAIGVVTRLMDMGVEPYLIRATLMGAIAQRLVRKFDGTVYQGRTALFEYLEIPANLAHWDQLETHLLLSLEESAREAVSQHVTSIEEVHRCGLML; this is translated from the coding sequence ATGTATGTAGACGTAACATTAGACGATATTATCTTGTATGCCTTAGAACACCATGTAAGCGATATCCACTTTGATCCCGTTAAAACTGGTGCTCATGTTCGGTTACGACAAGATGGACTGCTGCAACATTACATGACTGTATCATTTGAGGAAGCTGAACTCATTATCAATCGCATCAAGGTGTGTAGTTCTTTAGATATTAGCGAGAAGCGTTTACCCCAAGATGGTCGTTGGGCTTGGAGTCATAAAGATAAGTCTGTAACAATGCGTGTGTCTACATTGCCTAGCCTATATGGAGAAACCTTAGTATGTCGTCTTATGGGGAATGAAGGAAGCCATAAAGATTTAAAAGCGTTAGGGATGCGTAAAGATATTTTTGAGCATATTGCACAATTATTGAAACGTCCTTATGGCTTATTGCTTATCTGTGGGCCGACTGGCAGTGGTAAGACAGCCACCTTATACGCCATGTTACGTATGCTTAATTTAGAGGAAACAAAGTTAATCTGTCTAGAAGATCCTGTAGAGGCTGAAATAAAAGGGGCTATCCAAATTGGTATCAATGAAAAGATTGGTTTTACCTTTGCCAAAGGTCTTCGGTCTGTTTTACGGCAAGACCCAGATACGATTATGATTGGTGAAATTAGGGATAAGGAGACCGCAGAGTTAGCCGTTAAGTCTGCTTTAACGGGGCATCGCGTATTATCTACTATACATACCAATACAGCTATAGGCGTTGTAACACGACTCATGGATATGGGGGTAGAGCCGTATTTAATACGGGCTACATTAATGGGAGCTATTGCACAACGGCTAGTACGAAAATTCGATGGTACAGTATATCAAGGACGGACTGCTTTATTTGAATACTTAGAAATACCAGCTAATTTGGCTCATTGGGACCAATTAGAAACACATTTATTATTGTCATTAGAAGAGTCTGCTCGTGAGGCCGTATCTCAGCATGTTACATCTATAGAGGAGGTGCATCGTTGTGGACTTATGTTGTAA
- the eno gene encoding phosphopyruvate hydratase, giving the protein MAVIEQVIAREILDSRGNPTVEVEVCLEDGTIATAAVPSGASTGMFEAVELRDGDKSRYSGKGVLKAIDNVNAKIGPALIGYDATEQVAIDNLMLQLDGTDNKSNLGANAILGVSMAVARAAAESLDLPLFVYLGGFNAKELPVPMMNILNGGAHADNNVDIQEFMIMPVGAKSFAEALRSCAEVYHTLKSVLHNKGLSTAVGDEGGFAPNLSSNEEALEVICEAIKAAGYEPGKDFKLALDSASSEFYEDGKYNLAGEGKVKTAAEMVDFYEYLVGKYPIVSIEDGLAEEDWDGWKLLTDRLGDRVQLVGDDLFVTNTKRLARGIELGVGNSILVKVNQIGTLTEAFDAMELAKRAGYTCVVSHRSGETEDTFIADIAVAVNAGQIKTGAPARSERVAKYNQLLRIEEMLYETAQYKGNDVFYNLK; this is encoded by the coding sequence ATGGCAGTAATTGAACAAGTCATTGCAAGAGAGATTTTAGATTCCCGCGGTAATCCAACAGTTGAAGTTGAAGTATGTTTAGAAGATGGTACTATTGCGACAGCAGCAGTTCCATCTGGTGCTTCTACAGGTATGTTTGAAGCCGTAGAATTACGGGATGGAGATAAATCCCGTTACTCCGGTAAAGGTGTTTTAAAAGCTATCGATAATGTAAATGCTAAAATCGGTCCTGCACTTATCGGTTATGATGCTACAGAACAAGTAGCAATCGATAACTTGATGTTGCAACTTGACGGTACAGACAATAAATCTAACCTTGGTGCAAATGCAATTCTTGGCGTATCCATGGCAGTAGCTCGTGCGGCGGCTGAATCTTTGGACTTGCCATTATTTGTATATCTTGGTGGCTTCAATGCTAAAGAGTTGCCAGTTCCTATGATGAATATCTTGAATGGTGGCGCACATGCAGATAACAACGTAGATATTCAAGAATTCATGATCATGCCTGTAGGCGCTAAATCTTTTGCAGAAGCTCTTCGTAGCTGTGCAGAAGTATACCATACTTTGAAATCCGTACTTCACAATAAAGGTCTTAGTACTGCAGTAGGTGATGAAGGTGGTTTCGCACCTAACTTGTCATCTAATGAAGAAGCATTAGAAGTAATCTGTGAAGCTATTAAAGCTGCTGGTTATGAACCAGGAAAAGATTTCAAATTGGCACTTGATTCTGCATCTTCTGAATTCTACGAAGATGGTAAATACAATCTAGCTGGCGAAGGCAAAGTTAAAACAGCAGCTGAAATGGTTGACTTCTATGAGTACTTAGTAGGTAAATACCCAATCGTATCCATCGAAGATGGCCTTGCTGAAGAAGATTGGGACGGTTGGAAATTGTTGACAGATCGTCTTGGCGATCGCGTACAACTTGTTGGTGACGATTTATTTGTAACTAACACAAAACGTTTGGCTCGTGGTATTGAACTTGGTGTAGGTAACTCTATTCTTGTAAAAGTTAATCAAATTGGTACCCTCACTGAAGCTTTCGATGCTATGGAACTTGCTAAACGCGCAGGCTATACCTGTGTAGTATCTCACCGCTCTGGTGAAACTGAAGATACATTCATTGCAGATATTGCTGTAGCTGTAAATGCTGGTCAAATTAAGACTGGTGCACCAGCTCGTTCTGAACGTGTAGCGAAATATAACCAATTGCTTCGTATTGAAGAAATGTTATATGAAACAGCACAATATAAAGGTAATGATGTTTTTTATAACTTAAAATAA
- the gpmI gene encoding 2,3-bisphosphoglycerate-independent phosphoglycerate mutase — MAKLEAPVMLVILDGFGLGDQTDTTNAVVQAKPLCFNQLWDTYPHTTLEASGLAVGLPEGQMGNSEVGHLNLGSGRIVYQDLTRITKDVESGEFYNRPVMKELYKVAKEQSLHLIGLVSDGNVHCSLDHIKAVIKGAHDNGIEHVYVHALLDGRDVAPQCAQGYLKDLEAYMAELNCGKIATVSGRYYAMDRDNRWDRVELAYNAIVNGQGETAASACEAVQQSYDKDAADEFVLPTVIDGEGTIKNGDAVIFCNFRPDRGRELTKALVLPDFDGFKRKPLSIYMATMTKYEDGLPVHIVYEKDTLSETLGEVLSAGGYRQLRIAETEKYAHVTYFFNGGEEEPFEGEDRILVKSPQVATYDLQPEMSAYEVTDKVVQAIQDETYDMIILNFANPDMVGHTGSFEAAVKAVQAVDTCLGRIVEAIRSKNGHLLITADHGNAELMVNHETGKVHTAHTTNLVPLILMSDTLKTATLEAGKLCDIAPTLLDLAGIEQPTAMTGHSLVHKA; from the coding sequence ATGGCTAAATTAGAGGCTCCCGTAATGCTAGTCATCTTAGATGGCTTTGGCTTGGGGGATCAAACAGATACAACCAATGCTGTAGTACAGGCGAAGCCGCTCTGTTTTAATCAATTATGGGATACGTATCCACATACAACATTAGAAGCATCAGGGCTTGCGGTAGGCCTTCCAGAAGGTCAAATGGGGAACTCTGAAGTAGGCCATTTAAATCTTGGCTCTGGTCGCATCGTCTATCAAGATTTGACACGTATTACAAAAGATGTCGAGTCCGGTGAGTTTTATAATCGTCCTGTTATGAAGGAACTATACAAAGTAGCTAAAGAACAAAGCTTACATCTTATTGGGTTAGTTTCAGACGGCAATGTGCATTGCTCCTTAGATCACATTAAGGCAGTCATTAAAGGAGCTCATGATAATGGGATCGAGCATGTGTATGTACATGCTTTGCTCGATGGTCGTGATGTAGCTCCGCAATGTGCACAAGGTTATTTAAAAGACTTAGAAGCGTATATGGCTGAGTTAAACTGTGGCAAGATTGCTACTGTGAGTGGTCGCTATTATGCGATGGACCGCGATAATCGTTGGGATCGTGTTGAGTTGGCATACAATGCGATTGTAAATGGTCAAGGTGAAACAGCTGCATCTGCTTGTGAAGCGGTGCAACAGTCCTATGATAAAGATGCAGCAGATGAGTTTGTTCTTCCTACAGTCATTGATGGTGAAGGAACCATCAAAAATGGTGATGCTGTCATCTTCTGTAACTTCCGTCCAGATCGTGGTCGTGAACTTACAAAAGCACTAGTATTACCTGATTTTGATGGCTTTAAACGGAAGCCACTATCTATATATATGGCAACTATGACAAAATACGAGGATGGTTTGCCCGTACATATTGTGTATGAAAAGGATACATTATCTGAAACATTAGGTGAAGTTCTAAGTGCAGGTGGTTATCGCCAATTGCGTATTGCGGAAACAGAAAAGTATGCTCATGTTACATATTTCTTCAATGGCGGTGAAGAGGAACCCTTTGAAGGTGAGGACCGCATTCTCGTAAAATCCCCTCAAGTGGCAACCTATGATTTACAGCCAGAAATGAGCGCTTATGAAGTGACCGATAAGGTTGTACAAGCAATTCAAGATGAAACGTATGATATGATCATTTTGAACTTTGCTAATCCAGATATGGTCGGTCATACGGGTAGCTTTGAAGCCGCTGTTAAAGCAGTTCAAGCTGTGGATACTTGTTTGGGGCGTATTGTAGAGGCTATTCGCAGCAAAAATGGTCATCTGTTGATTACAGCAGACCATGGCAATGCTGAGCTTATGGTCAACCATGAAACCGGTAAGGTGCATACGGCACATACTACGAATTTAGTTCCTTTAATTTTAATGAGCGACACACTTAAAACAGCTACATTAGAAGCTGGTAAACTATGTGATATTGCGCCTACATTATTAGACTTGGCTGGTATAGAACAACCAACAGCCATGACAGGACATAGTTTAGTGCATAAAGCATAA
- the tpiA gene encoding triose-phosphate isomerase, protein MRKLIIAGNWKMNGTIASGSILIEAFNSVLQDMELFCDVVVCPPFTAIEHAVALTKNTAMEVGAQTMDYHDAGAFTGEISPLMLTEVGVNYVIIGHSERREYYGETDETVNAKIKSAFHHNLNPIVCVGESLEQRETGHTIDWITSQLKGALADIPKEQVSQLIIAYEPIWAIGTGKTATADQAEEVCKEIRSYIRSLYDSETAEAIRIQYGGSVKSENALEILGEPNIDGALVGGASLVVDEFIDIIKAANQVSA, encoded by the coding sequence ATGAGAAAACTCATTATTGCAGGGAATTGGAAAATGAATGGCACCATTGCATCTGGATCAATTCTGATCGAAGCGTTTAACAGCGTGTTACAAGATATGGAATTGTTCTGTGATGTAGTTGTATGTCCGCCTTTCACAGCCATCGAACATGCGGTAGCATTGACGAAAAATACAGCTATGGAAGTAGGCGCACAAACTATGGATTATCATGATGCTGGTGCGTTCACTGGTGAAATTTCACCACTTATGCTTACAGAGGTAGGCGTTAATTATGTAATCATTGGTCATTCTGAGCGCCGTGAATATTATGGCGAAACAGATGAGACGGTAAATGCAAAAATTAAAAGTGCATTTCATCATAATTTGAATCCTATTGTCTGTGTTGGTGAAAGCTTAGAACAACGTGAAACTGGTCATACGATTGACTGGATTACGTCACAACTTAAAGGGGCTTTGGCTGATATTCCTAAAGAGCAAGTCAGCCAATTGATTATTGCGTATGAACCAATTTGGGCTATCGGTACTGGCAAGACCGCAACGGCTGATCAAGCCGAAGAGGTATGTAAAGAAATTCGAAGTTACATTCGATCTTTATACGATAGTGAAACTGCTGAGGCAATACGCATCCAATATGGTGGTAGCGTTAAATCAGAAAATGCATTAGAAATTCTTGGAGAGCCTAATATAGATGGAGCTCTTGTAGGTGGTGCATCCCTTGTGGTTGATGAATTTATTGATATTATTAAAGCGGCGAATCAAGTAAGCGCTTAA
- a CDS encoding phosphoglycerate kinase, translating to MKQTIEGLQVANKTVFVRVDFNVPMKDGVITDDTRIRSALPTINYLIEKGAKVILASHFGRPKGERKPEMSLAPCAKHLSDLINKPVAFVDDCIGPKVEEAVKALQSGDVLMLENLRYHNEETKNDPEFAKQLASLADVAINDAFGVSHRNAASVVGIADYIPMAAGFLLKKEIDALSAAIVHPKTPMAAIIGGAKVTDKISVISSLLPKVDVMIIGGGMANAFIKAQGCNIGSSLFEEGQEVIATDLVMEARVAGAKLLTPIDAVVADAFSNDANTKIVDVDQIEDGWMILDIGPKTRELYVEALAPMKTIIWNGPMGVFEMENFAAGTNAVAKAVAESDAMTIVGGGDSVAAIEKSGLADKISHISTGGGASLEFLEGKILPGIAALSEA from the coding sequence ATGAAACAAACAATTGAAGGTTTACAAGTAGCTAATAAAACAGTATTTGTTCGTGTTGATTTTAATGTTCCTATGAAAGATGGTGTCATCACTGATGACACTCGTATTCGTAGTGCATTACCTACTATCAATTACTTAATCGAAAAAGGGGCAAAGGTTATCCTTGCTTCTCACTTTGGTCGTCCTAAGGGAGAACGCAAACCAGAAATGTCTTTGGCACCATGTGCTAAGCATTTATCTGACCTTATCAACAAGCCTGTAGCATTCGTAGATGACTGCATTGGTCCTAAAGTTGAAGAAGCTGTAAAAGCATTACAATCTGGTGATGTATTGATGCTTGAAAATTTGCGTTACCACAATGAAGAAACTAAAAATGACCCTGAGTTTGCTAAGCAATTGGCATCTCTTGCAGATGTTGCTATCAATGATGCGTTTGGTGTATCTCACCGTAATGCGGCATCTGTAGTCGGTATTGCTGATTATATCCCTATGGCAGCAGGTTTCTTGCTCAAAAAAGAAATTGACGCATTAAGTGCAGCTATAGTACATCCCAAAACACCTATGGCAGCTATTATTGGTGGCGCGAAAGTTACAGATAAAATCTCCGTTATTTCTAGCTTATTGCCTAAAGTTGATGTAATGATCATCGGTGGCGGTATGGCTAATGCGTTCATTAAAGCACAAGGTTGTAATATTGGTAGCTCCTTATTTGAAGAAGGTCAAGAAGTTATTGCTACAGACCTTGTTATGGAAGCTCGCGTAGCAGGTGCTAAATTACTGACACCTATCGATGCTGTAGTTGCAGATGCTTTCAGCAACGATGCTAATACTAAAATTGTAGATGTTGATCAAATCGAAGACGGCTGGATGATATTAGATATTGGGCCTAAAACCCGCGAACTTTATGTAGAAGCATTGGCGCCAATGAAGACTATTATTTGGAATGGTCCTATGGGCGTATTTGAAATGGAAAACTTTGCAGCTGGTACAAATGCAGTAGCGAAAGCTGTAGCTGAATCTGATGCGATGACTATCGTTGGTGGTGGCGACTCTGTAGCAGCCATTGAAAAAAGTGGTTTAGCAGATAAAATTAGCCACATCTCCACAGGTGGCGGTGCATCTTTAGAATTCTTAGAAGGCAAAATTCTACCGGGTATTGCTGCATTGTCCGAGGCATAA
- the gap gene encoding type I glyceraldehyde-3-phosphate dehydrogenase → MAVKVGINGFGRIGKCVVRAAINNPDVEVVAINATGDNEGTALLLKYDSVHGTIPNEVTFDEENIYVDGKKIRVFHDRDASKLPWSEEGVEIVIECTGKYRDAEEAKVHLEQPTVKKVLISAPGKNEDLTMVMGVNQDMYDPAKHHIISNASCTTNCLAPFAKVLCDEFGIKRGMMTTIHSYTNDQKILDARHKDPRRARAAAMSIIPTTTGAAKAVAKVLPQLKGKLDGFALRVPTPDVSATDLVCELEKPATKEEINEAFRKAAAGELKGILGVSDVPLVSCDFSSDPRSSIVDADLTMVMDGNMVKVVSWYDNEWGYSERLIDMAAFVASKGL, encoded by the coding sequence ATGGCAGTAAAAGTTGGTATTAACGGTTTTGGTCGTATTGGTAAATGTGTAGTTCGCGCAGCGATTAATAATCCTGACGTTGAGGTTGTAGCAATTAATGCAACTGGTGATAATGAAGGTACTGCATTATTGTTAAAATACGACTCCGTACATGGTACAATTCCTAACGAAGTAACATTCGACGAAGAAAATATCTATGTTGATGGCAAAAAAATCCGCGTATTCCACGACCGCGATGCTTCCAAATTACCTTGGTCTGAAGAAGGCGTAGAAATCGTAATTGAATGTACAGGTAAATATCGCGATGCAGAAGAAGCAAAAGTTCATTTAGAACAACCTACAGTTAAAAAGGTATTGATTTCTGCACCTGGTAAAAATGAAGACTTAACTATGGTTATGGGTGTTAACCAAGATATGTACGATCCTGCAAAACACCATATCATCTCCAATGCATCTTGCACAACAAACTGTTTGGCTCCATTCGCTAAAGTATTATGCGATGAATTCGGTATCAAACGCGGTATGATGACTACAATTCATTCCTACACAAATGACCAAAAAATTCTTGATGCACGTCATAAAGACCCTCGCCGTGCTCGTGCTGCAGCAATGTCCATCATTCCTACAACAACTGGTGCAGCAAAAGCTGTTGCTAAAGTATTGCCTCAATTAAAAGGTAAATTAGATGGCTTCGCATTGCGCGTTCCTACTCCAGACGTATCTGCAACAGATCTTGTTTGCGAACTTGAAAAACCGGCTACTAAAGAAGAAATCAATGAAGCATTCCGCAAAGCAGCAGCTGGTGAATTAAAAGGTATTCTTGGTGTATCTGATGTACCATTGGTATCCTGTGATTTCAGCTCTGATCCTCGTAGCTCCATTGTTGATGCTGATTTGACAATGGTTATGGATGGCAACATGGTAAAAGTTGTTTCTTGGTATGACAACGAATGGGGTTACTCCGAACGTCTTATCGACATGGCCGCATTTGTAGCAAGCAAAGGCTTATAA
- a CDS encoding sugar-binding transcriptional regulator, with the protein MNEFLMICERIVPEIVSVLKERYKILNHLVYEEPIGRRTLATATDLPERTVRSHIELMRANGLVDIYKPGIFLTDEGHAIVPKLRNFLNELDRINELEHRLTEALHIDRVIITPTEGTLMVKKLGFAAAKLLQELLEPDSVVAISGGSTMAAVAEEMPVLPFNPIVVPARGGVGEVVEYQANVIASVLAERLRGSYKMLHLPDGLSQDSLHMLMTCEPQIKEIGDLISRTDVLLFGIGTAMRMADQRHIADDVRKQLIDNHAVGEALGQYCDIEGKLIYSTNNIGLSLPDVVKVPNVIAVAGGQEKANAIIGVMRACQKGILIIDEQAAEGMRQLLQISAL; encoded by the coding sequence ATGAACGAATTTCTAATGATATGTGAACGTATTGTTCCTGAAATTGTTAGCGTATTGAAGGAGCGATACAAAATACTAAACCACCTTGTTTATGAAGAGCCTATAGGCCGTAGGACATTAGCTACTGCAACGGACCTTCCTGAGCGAACCGTACGAAGTCATATTGAGTTAATGCGTGCTAATGGTCTTGTAGACATTTATAAACCAGGGATTTTTCTCACTGATGAGGGACATGCAATTGTTCCAAAGTTGCGAAATTTTTTAAATGAGCTAGATCGTATTAACGAGCTAGAACATCGATTGACTGAAGCACTTCATATCGATAGGGTTATCATCACTCCTACTGAAGGAACCTTGATGGTTAAAAAGTTAGGTTTTGCAGCAGCAAAGCTATTACAGGAATTATTAGAGCCTGACTCTGTAGTTGCCATCAGTGGTGGCAGTACAATGGCTGCAGTAGCTGAAGAGATGCCAGTATTACCATTTAATCCTATTGTTGTACCTGCCCGGGGTGGCGTTGGTGAGGTAGTGGAGTACCAAGCTAATGTAATCGCTTCTGTGTTAGCTGAAAGACTTCGCGGGTCCTATAAGATGCTCCATTTACCTGATGGACTTTCACAAGACTCATTACATATGCTCATGACTTGTGAACCGCAAATTAAAGAAATTGGAGATCTCATTAGTAGGACTGACGTACTATTATTTGGTATTGGTACTGCAATGCGCATGGCAGATCAGCGCCATATTGCTGATGATGTGCGTAAGCAGTTGATAGATAATCATGCGGTAGGTGAAGCACTTGGTCAATATTGTGACATTGAGGGTAAGTTAATTTATTCTACTAATAATATTGGTTTATCACTTCCTGATGTAGTAAAGGTTCCCAATGTTATTGCTGTAGCTGGTGGACAAGAAAAAGCGAATGCTATTATAGGTGTGATGCGAGCTTGTCAAAAAGGTATACTCATAATTGATGAGCAAGCAGCGGAGGGGATGCGTCAATTGTTACAAATTTCTGCCTTATAG
- the upp gene encoding uracil phosphoribosyltransferase — MKVNVMTHPLIQHKVTLMRDVQTGSKDFRELLDEITMLMGYEITRNLPLEDVEVETPLTKMIGKRIAGKKLGIIPILRAGLGMVNGMLSLIPTAKVGHIGLYRDPETLKPVEYYCKLPSDVGERDFIVTDPMLATGGSAAAAITLLKEKGAKHIKLMCLVAAPEGVEAVNKEHPDVPIYVAALDEKLNDHGYILPGLGDAGDRIFGTK; from the coding sequence ATGAAAGTTAATGTTATGACACATCCATTGATTCAACACAAAGTTACATTGATGCGTGACGTACAAACCGGCTCTAAAGATTTCAGAGAACTACTTGATGAAATTACTATGTTGATGGGGTATGAAATTACACGCAACTTACCACTTGAGGATGTGGAGGTAGAAACACCATTAACTAAAATGATTGGCAAACGAATTGCAGGTAAAAAATTGGGTATTATTCCAATTCTTCGCGCTGGTCTAGGTATGGTAAATGGTATGCTTAGTTTAATTCCAACTGCAAAAGTTGGTCATATCGGTTTGTACCGTGATCCTGAAACTTTGAAACCAGTAGAATACTACTGTAAACTACCATCTGACGTAGGCGAACGTGACTTTATCGTAACTGATCCAATGCTTGCTACTGGAGGAAGTGCAGCAGCAGCTATTACATTGTTAAAAGAAAAAGGAGCTAAGCATATTAAGTTAATGTGCTTAGTGGCTGCTCCTGAAGGTGTAGAGGCTGTAAATAAAGAACATCCTGATGTACCTATTTATGTAGCAGCACTTGATGAAAAGCTTAATGATCATGGTTACATCTTGCCTGGCTTAGGTGATGCAGGTGACCGTATCTTCGGTACAAAATAA